One part of the Flavobacterium johnsoniae UW101 genome encodes these proteins:
- a CDS encoding outer membrane beta-barrel protein — protein sequence MKKMLLILALSVFGFANAQKGTILVGGNIGYTSDTYDYQSNKVKATSFDFSPKAGYQFHDNWTVGAEFKVSSSKQEGDLNKTKSNSFKAGAFVRYTVPLSETFSVFGDLGAGFQNRRNKAYENDPLISDAKADGMYVGLTPALFINMKKGFGLNFSIGGLGYETLSYDNNGVDVKSFYFNFGKTVNIGISKNF from the coding sequence ATGAAAAAAATGCTACTTATTCTTGCATTGTCAGTTTTTGGCTTTGCAAATGCCCAAAAGGGGACAATTTTAGTTGGAGGAAATATCGGTTATACTTCTGACACTTATGATTACCAATCTAATAAGGTTAAAGCAACAAGCTTTGATTTTTCTCCAAAAGCAGGTTACCAATTTCATGATAATTGGACCGTTGGAGCAGAATTTAAAGTGTCTTCTTCTAAGCAAGAAGGTGACCTTAATAAAACAAAATCTAATTCTTTTAAAGCTGGAGCGTTTGTTCGTTATACTGTTCCTTTGAGTGAAACTTTCTCTGTTTTTGGTGATTTAGGAGCAGGTTTTCAAAATCGAAGAAATAAAGCTTATGAAAACGATCCGCTAATATCTGATGCTAAAGCAGATGGTATGTATGTTGGGCTTACACCGGCACTTTTTATCAATATGAAAAAAGGTTTTGGACTTAATTTTAGTATTGGAGGTTTAGGCTATGAAACTTTAAGCTATGATAATAATGGTGTAGATGTTAAATCTTTTTACTTCAATTTTGGAAAAACAGTAAACATTGGGATTTCTAAAAACTTCTAG
- the metE gene encoding 5-methyltetrahydropteroyltriglutamate--homocysteine S-methyltransferase, giving the protein MKTNNLGYPRIGSNRELKKASELYWAGKISADELLDAGKEIRLKNWYLQSEAGVDLIPSNDFSFYDQVLDLTLAVGAIPQRYHELAKSNSSLDLYFAMARGSQKNGQDVVAMEMTKWFDTNYHYIVPEFTKNQKFELFSEKILNEFKEANAVGIKTKPVLIGPVSYLLLGKEKEEGFNRIDLIDALLPVYFEILEKLQIENAEYIQLDEPFLALNLTDKERNVFTKVYNEINVRFPKLKIVLANYFDCFGENLETALALPVDTFHLDLVRCQLQLDDILESGKLASNVNLSLGVVDGRNIWKNDFKKSLELIKKAADALGENRILLAPSCSLIHSPCDLDLETNDQTLTPEIKQWLAFAKQKINEVVLLKQFASGEVNPKNSADYERNVIANENRKTSKLIHNNEVKARTAGITAADDKRKSAFASRRKSQIKALNLPLFPTTTIGSFPQTTEVRSWRAKFKKGELTTEQYNDLIEKETEAAIRFQEETGIDVLVHGEFERNDMVEYFGEQLDGFTFTKNGWVQSYGSRCVKPPVIYGDVSRPNPMTVKWSKYAQSLTSKWVKGMLTGPVTILQWSFVRNDQPRSETCTQIALAVRDEVVDLEKAGIKIIQIDEPAIREGLPLRKEEWAKYLDWAVKAFRISASGVNDDTQIHPHMCYSEFNDIIQNIADMDADVITIECSRSQMELLDAFANFKYPNEIGPGVYDIHSPRVPSSKEMVRLLEKASAVIPVDQLWVNPDCGLKTRHWNETKKALIEMVAAAQEMRKAVENPVTE; this is encoded by the coding sequence ATGAAAACAAACAATTTAGGTTACCCAAGAATTGGCAGCAACAGAGAACTGAAAAAAGCCAGTGAACTGTATTGGGCTGGAAAAATTTCGGCAGATGAACTTCTGGATGCCGGAAAAGAAATCCGTCTTAAAAACTGGTATTTACAATCTGAAGCTGGAGTTGATTTAATTCCGTCTAATGATTTTTCTTTTTATGATCAGGTACTTGATTTAACATTGGCTGTTGGTGCAATTCCGCAGCGTTATCATGAATTAGCAAAATCAAACTCTTCTTTAGATTTGTACTTTGCAATGGCAAGAGGATCTCAAAAAAACGGACAAGATGTTGTTGCAATGGAAATGACAAAATGGTTCGATACCAATTATCATTATATTGTTCCTGAATTCACTAAGAACCAAAAATTTGAATTGTTTTCAGAAAAAATACTTAATGAATTTAAAGAGGCAAATGCTGTTGGAATTAAAACAAAACCTGTTTTAATTGGACCTGTTTCTTATCTTTTACTAGGAAAAGAGAAAGAAGAAGGTTTTAACCGAATTGATCTTATTGATGCTTTACTTCCGGTTTATTTTGAAATTCTCGAAAAATTACAAATAGAAAACGCCGAATATATTCAGCTTGATGAACCTTTTTTAGCTTTAAATTTAACTGATAAAGAAAGAAATGTTTTTACAAAAGTTTACAACGAAATCAATGTTCGTTTTCCAAAACTTAAAATTGTTTTAGCCAATTACTTTGATTGTTTTGGAGAGAATCTTGAAACGGCTTTAGCACTTCCGGTTGATACTTTTCATTTAGATTTAGTTCGTTGTCAGCTTCAATTAGATGATATTTTAGAATCAGGCAAACTGGCTTCAAACGTAAACCTTTCGCTTGGAGTGGTTGACGGAAGAAATATCTGGAAAAACGACTTCAAAAAATCTTTGGAATTAATCAAAAAAGCAGCAGATGCTTTAGGCGAAAATAGAATTTTACTAGCTCCGTCTTGTTCTTTAATTCACAGTCCGTGCGATTTAGATTTAGAAACAAACGATCAGACTTTAACACCGGAAATTAAACAATGGCTTGCTTTTGCAAAGCAGAAAATCAACGAAGTTGTACTTTTAAAACAATTTGCTTCTGGCGAAGTTAACCCTAAAAACTCTGCTGATTACGAAAGAAATGTTATTGCAAATGAAAACCGCAAAACTTCAAAATTAATTCATAATAACGAAGTTAAAGCGCGTACTGCCGGAATTACCGCTGCCGATGACAAACGTAAAAGTGCTTTTGCTTCAAGAAGAAAAAGCCAGATTAAAGCTTTAAATCTGCCGTTATTTCCAACTACAACAATTGGATCTTTCCCTCAGACAACAGAAGTGAGAAGCTGGAGAGCAAAATTCAAAAAAGGTGAACTAACTACTGAACAATACAACGATTTAATCGAAAAAGAAACTGAAGCTGCAATTCGTTTTCAGGAAGAAACTGGAATTGATGTTCTGGTTCACGGAGAATTTGAGCGTAATGATATGGTGGAATATTTTGGTGAGCAATTAGACGGATTTACTTTTACTAAAAACGGCTGGGTTCAAAGCTACGGAAGCCGTTGTGTAAAACCGCCGGTTATTTATGGAGACGTTTCAAGACCAAACCCAATGACTGTAAAATGGTCAAAATATGCGCAGTCTTTAACTTCAAAATGGGTAAAAGGAATGTTGACTGGTCCTGTAACAATCTTACAATGGTCATTTGTTCGTAATGATCAGCCCCGTTCTGAAACTTGCACACAGATTGCTCTTGCCGTTCGCGATGAAGTTGTTGATTTAGAAAAAGCAGGAATCAAAATTATTCAAATCGATGAGCCTGCAATTCGTGAAGGTTTACCTTTAAGAAAAGAAGAATGGGCAAAATATTTGGACTGGGCTGTAAAAGCTTTTAGAATTTCTGCAAGCGGTGTAAACGACGATACGCAGATTCACCCGCACATGTGTTACAGCGAGTTTAACGACATCATCCAAAACATTGCCGACATGGATGCCGATGTTATTACCATCGAATGTTCTCGTTCGCAAATGGAACTTTTGGATGCTTTTGCCAACTTTAAATATCCAAACGAAATTGGGCCTGGTGTTTATGACATTCACTCGCCGCGTGTTCCTTCTAGTAAAGAAATGGTTCGATTACTGGAAAAAGCTTCGGCTGTAATTCCTGTTGATCAGCTTTGGGTAAATCCGGATTGCGGTTTAAAAACCCGTCATTGGAACGAAACTAAAAAAGCCCTGATTGAAATGGTTGCTGCAGCTCAGGAAATGAGAAAAGCTGTAGAAAATCCTGTTACTGAATAG
- a CDS encoding Lrp/AsnC family transcriptional regulator, whose amino-acid sequence MENLDKTDLLILKYLQEDCNINTKDLASKLFLTVTPVYERIKRLERDGYITKYVALLDKKKMNRGMTVFCNVRLKEHAKNVGSNFVKDIVALPEIIECYNIAGDYDFMLKILVQDMASYQDFVMNKLSTIENIGNTNSIFVMGEIKHSTALEF is encoded by the coding sequence ATGGAAAATTTAGATAAAACCGATTTACTGATCCTAAAATACCTTCAGGAAGACTGCAATATCAATACAAAAGATCTTGCGAGTAAATTATTTCTGACGGTAACGCCTGTTTACGAGCGTATCAAAAGACTGGAAAGAGATGGTTACATAACAAAATATGTAGCACTTTTGGATAAGAAAAAAATGAACCGCGGCATGACTGTTTTTTGTAATGTTCGTTTAAAAGAACACGCGAAAAATGTAGGAAGTAATTTTGTAAAAGATATTGTGGCGCTTCCAGAAATTATAGAATGTTACAATATTGCCGGCGATTACGATTTTATGCTCAAAATATTGGTGCAGGATATGGCTAGCTATCAGGATTTTGTCATGAATAAGCTGTCAACCATTGAAAATATTGGAAACACGAACAGTATTTTTGTAATGGGAGAAATCAAGCACAGCACGGCTCTCGAATTTTAA
- a CDS encoding deoxyguanosinetriphosphate triphosphohydrolase: MNWEQLLSLKRQGDTIKRLRAEQDDTRLGFEVDYDRIIFSAAFRSLQDKTQVIPLSKTDFVHTRLTHSLEVSVVGRSLGRLVGKKIIEKYPYLKEVHGYHMNDFGAIVAAASLAHDIGNPPFGHSGEKAIGEYFSSGKGLKYKDKLTAKQWQDLIDFEGNANGFSVLTASRPGIEGGLRISYATLGAFMKYPKESLPKKPTNNIADKKYGFFQSDKTFFEEVAADMGLIANKEDGDIGFERHPLAYLVEAADDICYTIIDFEDGINLGLVSEDYALEYLIKLVKDNIGVDKYNMLETKEDRISYLRALAIGALINDAVDVFIENEEAILAGNFPFALTDKSKYKAQMNDIIKLSVDKIYQSREVIEKEIVGYQIIQTLLDKFITAFNNKYEGTASNYDKLILKMLPEKHHLEKGNLYERLLHICHYVSLLTDGNALELYEMIQGRKKN, encoded by the coding sequence ATGAACTGGGAACAACTTTTATCATTAAAACGTCAAGGAGATACAATTAAAAGATTACGTGCAGAACAAGATGATACACGATTAGGTTTTGAGGTCGATTATGACCGAATTATATTTTCGGCTGCCTTTCGCTCTTTACAAGATAAAACTCAGGTAATTCCGCTTTCTAAAACAGATTTTGTGCATACCAGATTAACGCATAGTTTAGAAGTTTCGGTTGTAGGAAGATCTTTAGGACGTTTGGTTGGTAAAAAAATCATCGAAAAATATCCTTATTTAAAAGAAGTTCACGGCTATCACATGAATGATTTTGGTGCAATTGTAGCAGCAGCTTCTTTAGCGCATGATATTGGGAACCCGCCTTTTGGACATTCTGGTGAAAAGGCAATTGGAGAGTATTTTTCGAGTGGAAAAGGATTAAAGTACAAAGATAAACTGACGGCAAAACAATGGCAGGACTTAATTGATTTTGAAGGAAATGCCAATGGTTTTTCAGTTTTAACAGCAAGCCGTCCGGGAATTGAAGGCGGACTTAGAATTTCGTATGCCACTTTAGGAGCTTTTATGAAATATCCAAAAGAAAGTCTTCCGAAAAAACCAACAAATAATATTGCCGATAAAAAATATGGTTTCTTTCAGTCAGACAAAACATTTTTTGAAGAAGTGGCTGCTGATATGGGATTGATAGCAAATAAAGAAGACGGTGATATTGGTTTTGAAAGACATCCTTTGGCCTATTTAGTCGAAGCAGCTGATGATATTTGTTATACAATTATTGATTTTGAAGACGGAATAAATCTAGGTTTAGTTTCTGAAGATTACGCTCTTGAATATTTAATCAAATTGGTAAAAGATAATATTGGGGTTGATAAATACAATATGTTAGAAACCAAAGAAGACAGAATCAGCTATTTACGTGCTTTGGCAATTGGAGCTTTAATTAACGATGCTGTAGATGTTTTTATTGAAAATGAAGAAGCAATTCTGGCGGGCAATTTCCCTTTTGCATTGACAGATAAAAGCAAATATAAAGCGCAGATGAATGATATTATCAAATTAAGTGTTGATAAAATCTATCAAAGCCGTGAAGTAATAGAAAAGGAAATCGTAGGTTATCAAATCATTCAGACATTACTGGATAAATTCATAACAGCTTTTAATAATAAGTACGAAGGGACGGCATCAAATTACGATAAATTGATTTTGAAAATGCTCCCGGAAAAGCATCATTTAGAGAAAGGTAATTTATACGAACGTCTGCTTCACATTTGCCATTACGTTTCGCTTTTAACAGATGGAAATGCTTTAGAATTATATGAAATGATTCAGGGACGAAAAAAGAATTGA
- a CDS encoding DUF3078 domain-containing protein, with protein MKLLRSIFLLLFLLCTSKNFAQIIQTTLDPNQSPKPPSNWAQKNQLGLDLSQIAFLNWSAGGTSSISGLFKGEFSRTYIKGNQKWFNELIMKYGLNKQDGTELRKTDDAVQFNSTYGYRTDTISNWYYSAKFNFNTQFSNGYNYPNRDVAISRPFAPAYIFLGAGAENSNKEKNRTFYFSPITLKTTLVLDQNLANQGSFGVKKAVYAPDPLDPTQQILIEEGQKVKAEFGILLTAYMKNEIYKNVFYENRLSLYTDYLNRFGNVDIDYDTRLDLVVNAYVKANIGVHLIYDDDIKNKKDVVDPATGTKTQINEGPKMQLRQVLGVGVVYAFK; from the coding sequence ATGAAATTATTACGTTCAATCTTCTTGCTTTTATTTCTTTTGTGTACATCTAAGAATTTTGCTCAGATTATTCAAACTACATTAGATCCAAACCAAAGTCCTAAACCGCCTTCTAACTGGGCACAAAAAAACCAACTTGGACTCGATCTTTCACAAATTGCTTTTTTAAACTGGAGTGCCGGGGGAACCAGCTCTATTTCAGGATTATTTAAAGGAGAATTTTCCAGAACCTATATAAAAGGAAATCAGAAATGGTTTAATGAACTTATCATGAAATATGGTCTAAATAAACAGGATGGTACTGAATTAAGAAAGACAGATGATGCGGTTCAATTCAACTCAACTTACGGTTACAGGACAGATACAATTTCAAATTGGTATTATTCTGCAAAATTTAATTTCAATACACAATTTTCTAATGGTTACAATTATCCTAATAGAGATGTAGCTATTTCCAGACCTTTTGCGCCAGCATACATATTTCTGGGAGCTGGAGCTGAAAACTCTAATAAAGAGAAAAACAGAACTTTTTATTTCTCACCTATTACGTTAAAAACCACATTAGTATTAGATCAAAATTTAGCTAACCAAGGTTCTTTTGGTGTTAAAAAAGCCGTTTATGCACCTGATCCTTTAGATCCTACACAGCAGATTTTAATTGAAGAAGGACAAAAAGTAAAAGCCGAATTTGGTATACTTTTGACCGCCTACATGAAAAATGAAATTTATAAAAACGTTTTTTACGAAAACAGGTTGAGCTTGTATACTGATTATTTAAACCGTTTCGGAAATGTCGATATCGATTATGACACACGTCTGGACCTGGTTGTAAATGCCTATGTAAAAGCAAATATTGGCGTTCACTTAATTTATGATGATGATATTAAAAACAAAAAAGATGTTGTAGATCCTGCTACAGGAACAAAAACCCAGATTAATGAAGGGCCTAAGATGCAGTTAAGACAAGTTCTAGGTGTTGGTGTAGTTTATGCCTTCAAGTAA
- a CDS encoding 1-deoxy-D-xylulose-5-phosphate synthase, protein MKSDLLSNIYNPADLRLLKEEQLTQVAQELRQFIIDVVSVKEGHLGASLGVIELTIALHYVFNTPDDLLVWDVGHQAYGHKILTERREIFHTNRQIDGISGFPKRTESVYDTFGVGHSSTSISAALGMAIASKLKGDLDKQHIAVIGDASIASGMAFEGLNHAGVTDANILVILNDNAIGIDPSVGALKKYLTAVKNGKNPKQNNIIKSLNFDYSGPIDGHDFPTLIKELKRLKKIKGPKFLHIVTTKGKGLQQAEENQVKYHAPGKFDASTGEIHLKSEENLPPKYQDVFGLTVLDLARKNEKIIGITPAMPSGSSLKFMMDELPDRAFDVGIAEQHAVTLAAGMTTQGMMVYCTIYSTFLQRAYDQLIHDVALQNLPVIFCLDRAGLVGEDGATHHGVFDIAYLRSIPNMIIYAPINEIALQNILYTAQLGLNNPIAIRYPRGRGVIKNWEVENFGQYEKIKIGEGNCLKNGTKTAVLSTGTIGNNVTDALAQCANADTIAHYDFPFIKPLDINLLKTIFSTFENIITIEDGVKKGGFGSAVLEFAATNNFKNKVKILGIPDEFIEHGTVQQLQQLCKIDVKSLINLFSNGTK, encoded by the coding sequence ATGAAAAGCGATTTACTTTCCAACATATACAATCCTGCTGATTTACGTCTTTTAAAAGAAGAACAGCTTACTCAAGTGGCTCAGGAACTTCGTCAGTTTATTATTGATGTGGTTTCGGTAAAAGAAGGACATTTGGGCGCGAGTCTGGGTGTAATTGAACTGACAATTGCACTGCATTATGTTTTTAATACTCCAGATGATTTACTGGTTTGGGATGTTGGACATCAGGCTTATGGTCATAAGATCTTAACTGAAAGAAGAGAAATTTTTCATACTAACAGACAAATCGACGGAATTTCCGGTTTTCCAAAAAGAACAGAAAGTGTATACGACACGTTTGGCGTGGGACATTCTTCTACTTCTATTTCTGCAGCACTCGGAATGGCGATTGCCTCTAAACTAAAAGGCGATTTAGACAAACAGCACATTGCGGTTATCGGCGATGCTTCGATTGCAAGCGGAATGGCTTTTGAAGGTCTAAATCATGCCGGAGTTACTGATGCTAATATTCTGGTTATTTTAAATGACAATGCTATAGGAATTGACCCAAGCGTAGGTGCATTAAAAAAGTATTTAACTGCGGTTAAAAATGGGAAAAATCCAAAACAGAACAACATTATAAAATCTCTGAATTTTGATTATTCGGGACCAATTGATGGTCATGATTTTCCAACTTTAATAAAAGAATTAAAACGTTTAAAAAAGATAAAAGGCCCTAAGTTTCTTCATATTGTAACTACAAAAGGCAAAGGACTGCAGCAGGCCGAGGAAAATCAGGTTAAGTATCATGCGCCAGGAAAATTTGATGCTTCGACCGGAGAAATTCATTTAAAATCTGAAGAAAATCTTCCGCCTAAATATCAGGATGTTTTTGGTCTGACTGTCCTGGATTTAGCCCGAAAAAACGAAAAAATAATTGGGATAACGCCCGCAATGCCATCTGGAAGTTCTTTAAAATTTATGATGGATGAATTACCGGATCGTGCTTTTGACGTGGGTATTGCTGAACAGCATGCAGTAACTCTTGCTGCCGGAATGACAACTCAGGGCATGATGGTGTATTGCACGATTTATTCGACTTTTTTACAGCGTGCCTATGATCAGCTTATTCACGATGTGGCACTGCAAAATTTACCTGTTATTTTTTGTCTTGACAGAGCTGGTTTGGTTGGCGAAGACGGTGCAACGCATCATGGTGTTTTTGATATTGCTTATCTGCGTTCGATTCCAAATATGATTATTTATGCGCCAATTAATGAAATTGCGCTTCAAAATATTTTATATACAGCTCAATTAGGTCTGAATAATCCTATCGCAATTCGATATCCGAGAGGTCGCGGTGTTATAAAAAACTGGGAAGTAGAAAATTTCGGACAGTATGAAAAAATAAAAATAGGCGAAGGAAACTGCCTAAAAAATGGTACAAAAACAGCTGTTTTATCTACAGGAACGATTGGAAATAATGTAACAGATGCTTTAGCTCAATGCGCAAATGCCGACACTATTGCTCATTATGACTTTCCGTTTATAAAACCACTGGATATCAACTTATTAAAAACTATTTTTTCTACATTCGAAAACATTATTACAATAGAAGATGGAGTTAAAAAAGGAGGGTTTGGAAGTGCTGTTTTAGAGTTTGCAGCCACAAATAATTTTAAAAACAAGGTTAAAATTTTAGGTATTCCGGACGAGTTTATTGAACACGGAACCGTGCAGCAACTGCAACAATTGTGTAAAATTGACGTTAAAAGTTTAATAAATCTTTTTTCAAACGGCACAAAATAA
- a CDS encoding nucleoside deaminase, with amino-acid sequence MINPFTDEYFMKKALQEAEIAYEKGEIPVGAIIVVADKVIARSHNLTELLNDVTAHAEMQSITAAANFLGGKYLKDCTLYVTLEPCQMCAGALYWSQISKIVFGARDEQRGFINMGTKLHPKTTVVSGVMANEAADLMKRFFLERRK; translated from the coding sequence ATGATAAATCCTTTCACCGACGAATATTTTATGAAAAAAGCTTTGCAGGAAGCTGAAATCGCTTATGAAAAAGGCGAAATTCCTGTAGGAGCCATAATTGTCGTAGCCGATAAAGTAATTGCAAGAAGTCATAACTTGACAGAATTACTAAATGATGTTACTGCTCATGCCGAAATGCAGTCGATAACCGCGGCAGCAAATTTTCTTGGCGGAAAATATTTAAAAGATTGTACTTTGTACGTAACGCTCGAACCTTGTCAAATGTGTGCCGGTGCTTTGTACTGGAGCCAGATTTCAAAGATTGTTTTTGGCGCACGCGACGAACAGCGCGGCTTTATCAATATGGGAACAAAACTGCATCCTAAAACTACAGTTGTTTCTGGTGTAATGGCAAATGAAGCAGCAGATCTTATGAAACGGTTTTTTCTGGAAAGAAGGAAATAA